Part of the Methanothermobacter sp. MT-2 genome is shown below.
TTCCATGTTAGCTGAAAGTTGTGACTTATAATATGCAAGGCCAAAGTTTTCATCGATGCCCATGCTTTCACCTGTAGATTTCATTTCTGGTCCGAGCACTGAATCTGCTCCAGGGAGTTTGATGAATGGGAATATTGATTCTTTAACTGCTACATGGTCTATTTCTTTTTCTGATGTTAGGCCTAGTGATGATAGTTTTTTTCCTAGCATTAGTTTTGCGGCGATTTTTGCTAGTGGCACTCCTGTTGCTTTGCTTACAAATGGTACTGTTCTGCTTGCTCGGGGGTTGGCTTCGAGTATGTAAACTGGGGGGTCTTCGGTGGGTTTGACGGCATATTGTATGTTTATTAATCCTACGACTTTGAGTTCTAGTGCGAGTTTTCGTGTGTAGTCTTTTATGATTTCTATTATGTTTTCTGGGATTGTTTGTGGTGGTATGACGCATGCTGAGTCTCCTGAGTGTACTCCTGCTTCTTCGATGTGTTCCATGATACCTCCAATGTAGACTTCTTCGCCGTCGCATACTGCGTCAACGTCAACTTCTATGGCATCTTCTAGAAATTTGTCGACAAGGATTGGATGTTTCGGGGAGACTCTTACAGCTTCTTCCATATATTCTTCGAGTTCTTTTTCGTCGTAGACTATTTCCATGGCTCTTCCACCAAGTACATATGATGGTCTTACGAGTACTGGGTATCCTATTTTTTCTGCGACGCGTCTTGCATCCTCGAATGATTTTGCTATGCCATATTGTGCTTGTGGTATTTTAAGCTTTTCAAGGACTTTAGTGAATCTTTCACGGTCTTCGACTTTGTCTATGCTCTCATGTGGAGTTCCAAGTATCCTGATTCCTTCTTCTGCGAGTGGAACTGCTAGGTTGATTGATGTTTGGCCGCCGAATTGGACCACGACTCCGTCTGGTTTTTCTTTGTCTATTATGGATAGCACGTCTTCGAGTGTTAGTGGTTCAAAGTATAGTTTGTCTGATATGTCATAGTCTGTACTTACTGTTTCTGGGTTGTTGTTTACCATTATTGTTTCGAATCCTTCGTCTCTGAATGCCATTGTTGCATGCACACAACAATAGTCGAATTCTATGCCCTGGCCTATCCTTATGGGTCCTGATCCGATTATTAGGACTTTTGGTTTTTTTGAGACTTCCACTTCATCTTCCATGTCATAGGATCCGTAATAGTATGGTGTTTTTGCTTCGAATTCGGCCGCGCATGTGTCAACCATCTTATATACTGTTTTTATCTTGTTTTTTATTCTTAGTCTGCGTATGTCCTTCTCTTTTAAACCTGTAAGTTGGGCTATTTTTTTGTCTGAAAAGCCCATGCTTTTGGCTTTCTTTAACTTTTTAGGGTTTATTTTATCTTTTTTTAGGGATTTTTCAAACTTTATTATTTCAAGTATCTTGTAAAGGAAGAATTTGTCGATTTTTGTAAGTTCATAGACTTTGTCTATGCTCATACCATTTTTTAGGGCGGTGTAGACTTGGAATAGTCTTTCATCTGTTGGATTGGCAAGATCACTAGGCGTGAATGGAGTCTCTTCAAAGCCATGTTTTCCAATGTCTAGGGATCTTATAGCTTTATGGAGTGATTCTTCCATTGTCCTGCCGATGGCCATGACTTCGCCTGTGGATTTCATCTGGACTCCGATTCTTCTGTCTATTTCTCTAAATTTGTCGAATGGCCAGCGGGGTATTTTAGTCACTACATAGTCTATGCTTGGTTCGAATGATGCTGGTGTTTCTTTTGTGATGTCATTTTGTATTTCGTCGAGTGTTAAACCTATAGCTATTTTTGCGGCTATTTTGGCTATGGGGTATCCTGTTGCCTTGGATGCGAGTGCGCTGCTCCTACTCACTCGTGGGTTCACTTCTATAACTTTATATTCCCCTGTTTCAGGGTGTACTGCGAATTGTATGTTGCATCCTCCCTCGATTTTAAGGGCTCTTATTATCTTTAAGGATGCGTCTCTGAGTTTCTGGTTTTCCTCGTCGCTTAGTGTCTGTGCGGGTGCAACAACTATGCTTTCACCTGTATGTATACCCATAGGGTCTACGTTTTCCATGTTACAGACTATTATACAAGTGTCCTTTTTGTCTCGCATAACCTCATATTCGAATTCTTTCCAGCCTAGGACTGATTGGTCTATGAGCACCTGGTTTATGAAGCTCATTTCAAGGCCTCTTGTAACCACTTCCTTGAGTTCTTCTGGGTTGTGTGCAACACCTCCACCTGTGCCTCCTAGTGTGAATGCTGGTCTTACGATAACAGGGTATCCTATTTCTTTCACTGCTTTTAGGGCGTCTTTCACTGATTCAACAGCTTTTGCCTTGGGTACTGGTTCGTTAAGTTTTTTCATGAGGTTGTCGAAAAGGTCTCTGTCTTCAACGTTTCTTATTGTTTCAATGGATGAGCCTATAACTTTGACATTTTTTAGGGCTCCTATCTGTGCTAGTCCAGTTGCGACATTTAGGCCGGTTTGACCCCCCATGGTTGGGAGTAAGGCGTCTGGTTTTTCTCTTTTTATGATTTTGGCCACTATTTCTGGTGTTAATGGTTCGATGTAGATTTTATCTGCCATGTCCATGTCTGTTTGGATGGTTGCAGGGTTTGAGTTGACTAGTATGGTTTTAACACCTTCTTCTCTCAGTGCTTTGCATGCTTGGGAGCCTGAGTAGTCGAATTCTGCTGCTTGTCCTATTTGGATCGGCCCCGAACCTATTATGAGTACTTTTTTTATGTTTTTATCCCGCGGCATTGATGATCCCTTTTTTTAGTATTCTTTCATTATTTTAACGAATTTATCGAAGATGTTGTATGTGTCGTGTGGTCCTGGTCCAGCTTCTGGATGGTATTGGACGCTTATGATGGGGAGTTCTCTGTGTTTTATGCCTTCTACTGTCCCGTCGTTGAGGTTTAGGTGGGTTATCTTGATTTTGTCTTTGTCTATTGATTTGGGGTCTATTGCAAAGCCGTGGTTTTGTGATGTTATGGCGACGTTGCCTGTTTCAAGGTCTTTGACTGGTTGGTTGGCTCCTCTGTGTCCGAATTTCATCTTGTATATTTTCGCACCGAATGCTAGTCCTATTATCTGCTGGCCAAAACAGATCCCGAATATTGGCAGCCTCTCTGAAAGTTTTTTAACTGTTTCTCTAGTCTCTTTAACCCTTGTGGGGTCTCCAGGACCGTTTGATACTAGTATGGCGTCGGGGTCGTATTCTAGTATTTCCTTTGGGCTTGTGTTATATGGTAGGAGCGCCACGCCAACGTTTCTTTCCAGGAAACCTTTTATGATGTTGTTTTTTGCCCCGCAGTCTATTATAGCGATTCTTTCATTGTATTCTTCATGGAGGATCCTCGGTTCTTTGACTGAGACTTTATCTACAAGGTCTAATTCGCGTATGTCGGGTTGTTCCCTTGCCAATTTTAAAATTTCATCATCATCAATTTCCTCGGTTGCCAGAGCCCCTTTCATGGTCCCCTTTTCCCTTATTTTTATTGTTAGGGCTCTTGTGTCAACACCACTTATACCTGGAATCTCATATTCTTCCAGGAAATCTGAGAGGGTTTTTTCCATCATGTGATGTGATGGTCTTTGACATTGTTCTCTTACAATAAGACCTTCTGCTTTTATACCATCTGACTGGTACCATCTAGTTGAGATGCCATAATTTCCTTGTAAGGGGTATGTTAGCATTAGAATCTGGCCTTTATAGGAGGGGTCTGTGAGTGCTTCAACATAGCCTGTCATACCAGTTGCGAAGACGACTTCACCACTTTTCACTGTTTCAAATCCGAAGCCCTCCCCCCTGAGTAAAGTTCCATCCTCTAGGGCAAGTTTAGCTTCTTTAACCATTAAACCACCAATTTATAGTTCTTTTTTCATCACCACTGCATCGTCACCATTCTCATAGTATTGGGGTATCCTATTTTCTTCTTTAAACCCTAGGCTCTTATAAAATTTTATAGCCCCTTTATTTTTCGCTCTAACCTCTAATTTCACCTTTTCGATACCAAACTTTTTGAAGATGTCTAGGGCTGTCTGGACAAGTTGTGTTCCGAATTTTCTGCGACGATATTTTTTATCAACTGCCAAGGAGATGATATGTCCCTCATCCTCAAATCTTATCCAAAATATAATATATCCTACAACCATATTATTTTCTTGGGCAACGAGAAAACCAGCCCCTATATCATAAAGGTAGCGTAGAAGTTGTGGGGGATATGGATCATCAAAGGACATCATCTCGATTTCCACCACCCTCTTAAGATCTCTTAGTCTGAATTCCCTCACAATCATTTTACTTGTCCCCGTGATAACAATGTGGAAAGATCTTGCATCCTATATAATACAAGAATGCAAACCCTATGATAAGGTTGTGGAGGTAGCTGTTGGCAGATTCTTTAAAGTTGCAGAGTATCTTCAGAAACATTCAATGATTGATCTGATCCTAACAGATATTAAACCTTCCCATCCCAATATAATAGCGGATGATATCACAAAACCCAACTTAGAAATATATAAAGGTGCTAGTTTAATATATTCGATAAGACCCCCACTAGAGTTACATGAACACCTTATAAAAGTGGCTGTAAAAGTACAAGCTAAGCTTTTAATAAGACCCCTCAGCACAGAACATCCAAATATAGACATGAAACTCGTAAATTATAAGAAAAGCTTCTTCTATGAATATAAACCAGAAAAGGTGAGAATATAGTGTCAGAGATTAGATGGGAGCTTATGGAAACCAACAAGGTCTTAGAGGAGCTTGGAACATCCAAGGATGGTTTAAGTTCAGATGAGGCTCTAAAACGCCTCTCAAAATATGGTGAAAATGAACTTGTTGAAGAGAAAAAGGAAGGACCCCTCAGATTATTCTTGAACCAGTTCATGGATGTTCTTATAATACTTCTAATCGTGGCAGCCCTAGCATCCTATGTGATAGGCGACTTCCTAGACTCCATGGTAATCTTATTTGTAGTGGTTGTAAATGCTATTATAGGTTTTATGCAGGAATATCGTGCCGAAAAGGCCATGGAAAAACTTAGGAATCTGATAGCTACTGAGGCTGTTGTGATACGTGATGGGGAAACGAAGAAGATACCTGCAAGTGAATTAACCATAGGCGACCTGGTAGTGATAGAAGAAGGAGACAATGTACCGGCAGATCTAAGGCTTATAGAAACCTCTGACCTTAGGATAGACGAGTCAATAATCACGGGAGAATCCATACCCGTCCATAAGATCCATGATGTGAGCGATAAAGGGGATAATATCGCTTATATGGACTCAAATGTAGTCTCTGGTAGGGGTAAAGGTGTTGTGATAGCTGTTGGAATGGAAACATCTATAGGTAAAATCGCGGGGATGATACAAGAAGAGGAGGGTAAAACACCACTCCAAGAGAAAATAGCACGTCTAGGGAAAAGCCTTGGACTCATAGCAGTCATAGTATGTCTTATTGTTTTCATTCTCCAGTTTTTAAAAGGGATTAATATCGTTGAAACCTTCATGACCGCAGTTTCACTTGCAGTAGCCTCTGTACCAGAGGGACTCCCAGCAATCCTCACATTAACGCTTGCCCTAGGCATGCAAAGAATGGCAAGAAACAACGCAGTGATAAGAAAACTGCTCGCGGTAGAAACCCTTGGCTCTTGTACATTCATATGCACTGACAAGACAGGCACACTAACCCTCAACAAGATGAGAGTAAGAAAATCACTACTAACATCAGAAGAAGCTTTGAAGATCTGTGCACTTTGTAATAATGCAAGTTTTTCCAATGAAAAGATTATAGGGGATCCTACAGACGCCGCATTACTACTCTTTGCAAAGGATAAAGGCTACATAAGAGAAGAACTAGAACAGGAATATCCACGGCTAAAGGAGATACCCCTCGACAGTGAACGTAAAAGGATGAGCACTATACACTCCTCCAGTTCAGGCTATTATCTGTTCATTAAAGGAGCGCCAGAAATAATCCTAGAAAGAACAAGTTACATCAAAGAAAATGGTGAAATAAGAAGATTCACAGCCACCGATCTTAAATATTGGACAGAAAAATTGAATGAGATGACATCCAATGCACTTAGAGTGCTAGCACTAGCATATAAGCCGCTGGATGAAGTTTCTGATGATGGGGAGGATCCTGAGCAAGATCTTATCTTTGTCGGTTTTGTTGGCATGATGGACCCACCACGAAAGGAAGCTGCAGAGGCCATAGAAACTTGTAAAAAGGCCGGAATAAAAGTTGTGATGATAACAGGAGATCATAAGGATACCGCGATTGCAATCGCCAAAGAATTGAATCTAATAGATGATGGTAAGGCCATTACCGGTGAAGAACTAGACAAGCTTAGTGATGAAAAATTCGAATCCATGGTAGAGGATATAAGGGTCTATGCTCGGGTCTTCCCGCAACAGAAAGTTAGAATTGTTGAGACGCTCCAAAGTCGTGGTCATGTAGTTGCCATGACAGGTGACGGGGTTAACGACGCGCCAGCGCTTAAAAAGGCGGCTATAGGTGTTGCTATGGGTAGTGGTACTGATGTTGCCAAGGAATCATCTGACATGGTGCTCCAAGATGACAACTTCGCCACCATAGTAAGGGCCGTGAAGGAAGGACGCACAATATTCGATAATATAAGACGTTTTGTTAAATTCCAAGTTTCAACAAATGTCGGGGCCATACTCACCATAGTCTCGTCTTCTGTAATGAACATGCCATTACCATTTAATCCTATCCAGATTCTCTGGATAAACATTATAATGGACGGACCCCCAGCACAATCACTTGGAGTTGAACCTCCAGAAGAGGATGTGATGTCAAGGAAACCTGAAAGAGAGGATATACTCCCCCAAAGGAACCTTTTCAGGATAGTATTAGCTGGTATAGTCATGGCGATAGGCACTTTAGCCATTTACATGTACAAGTTGTCCACTGGGGATGATGGGGCGACTACAGTAGCATTCACAACATTTGTCATGTTCCAGATTTTCAACGTGTTTAATTGCAAATCACAGAGCGGATTTTCAAATAAACTACTCTTTTTAGCCATTGTAACATCCTTCATACTCCAATTATTTGTCGTTTACCTACCACCATTACAAGGCATATTCAGAACAGAACCCATCTCGATAATGGATTGGATATTGATAGTGTTGGTAGCATCACTCATATTGGTAAATGAGGCGATAATAAGATGGGTTGATGAGAGGAGAAAACAATGAACATCCTTGTGATGGCAGGAACCCATGATGCTGTTGAAATCATAAAAAAACTCAAAATGGGTGCTGATCATAGGATAATAGCAACTACAACAACTGATTATGGTGGTAGATTAGCTGAGGATGCTGGGGCGGATGAGGTGATAAAAGAAGCCCTTGATAAAGAAGGGCTAATCCAGGTTCTTAAAGTTGAAGATATTGACTTGATAATAGATGCAACCCATCCATTCGCCATAAAAGCCACTGAAAATGCGATTGAAGCCTCCAAGGAAACTTCAACATATTATATCCGGTTTGAGAGGCCGTCTATTGAGTTGAATGGGGATATCTTTAGGGTTGAATCTTTCAGGGAAGCTGGGTGTGTGGCAGCCAAGATCTTGAAGGAGAAGAATGGTAACATTTTACACCTTGCAGGTGTTTCGACAGTTAAGAATGTTATTGATGAGGTTGGAACAGAAAGGTTAGTGATCCGAGTTTTACCCCATCCTTCTTCCATAGAGGCTTGTCATAGGATGGGTATACCTGGTGAGAGGATAATAGCGATGCAAGGAACCTTTTCAAGGGCTCTTAATCGGGAGATCATGAAGGAATACAATGCAGGGGTTGTGATCACAAAAGAAAGCGGGGAAACAGGGGGTCTTCTAGAGAAGATAGGGGCTGCTAAGGATCTTAGAATCCCTGTGATAGTTGTGAACCGACCATACACAAGGAAATTAGATGATAAGATGGTATTCGATGATATAAGTGAACTTTTAGCATTTATTAGAAAAATGGTAGGATTTTAACAATGGAGCCTTCTTCGAGTATTTCAACATTTTTTGGGATTTTGATGTAACCATCTGCATCTGCAAGTGATGTTATAGCCCCTGAATCCTTTAATATGGGGTGTGCTTTCCCATCTTTAATTTTTACAAGGGCGTAATGCACTCTGCCTTTTGATGAGTGCAATCTCTGTGCAAGGGGAAGCTCCCTCACATATTTATACCTTAGGGATTTGCCTGAAAGTTCCATTAGATAAGGGCGTAAAAAGACGTTAAAGATTATGAGGGCGGATACAGGGAAACCTGGAAGGCCGAATACAAGCTTTTCATCAATTTTACCTATAAGGGTGGGTTTTCCGGGTTTTATGGAAATTCCGTGTATTATAACTTCGCCAATGTTATCTATGATGTCTCTGAGTATGTCACCGGCTCCGGCTGATGTTCCACCAGAAGTTATAAGTATATCACATTCTCTAATGCTTGATTGGATGGCTTTTTGGAGTTCTCTGTGATCATCTTTTACTATGCCGAGGATTTTTGGTTTGCATCCGCAGTTTTTAACTGCAGCTGCGATACTGTGAGAATTTGAATCGAAGATTTTACCGGGATTCCAATCATCTGAGGGTTCGATTAGTTCATTTCCAGTTGAGAGTATACCTATTTTTAATTTGGTTATTACAGGCACTTTTGTTATGCCGGCGGCGCTTAGCGCTCCAATTTTTTCTGGTGAGAGTAGGGCTCCTTTTTTGGATATGGTATCATTTTTTGATATGTCTGATCCCTTTAATGCGATATGTTGGTTTGGGTATGCGCTTTTATAAATTAGGATTTTATCTCCTTCTTCTTCGGTATATTCAACCATGATTATTGCATCCGCACCTTCGGGTACTGGGGCTCCTGTGCTTATCCGTGAACAGTATCCTCTCCTGATCTTTTTTCGCGGAATGGAACCGGCCTCTATGGTTTCGATACATTCTAGGATCTTTGGATTGTCTTCAGAAGCTTTAAAGGTGTCTTCTGCCCTCACAGCATACCCGTCTCTTGATGCTCTGTTAAATGGTGGTAAATCAATTGGACTTTTCACATCCTGGGCCAGGATCCTCCCATATGCATCTTCTAGTTCCACTTCTTCTATTTTTGGTGGTTGATAAATTTCCTTGAAGAGATTGTTAATTATTTTATGGGCGGTTGATATGTCTATAAGATTCAGGAATTCGCGACCCATCCCTTAGATCCCTCCTATTTTCCTTAAGATTTTATATGATTTTTGAATCTCTTATCTTTTAGGATGTCTGGGTGATTTTGTAACCTTCAATTATTTATATTATGTTATAGAAAAATATTATATCGCCTTTTTCTAATTGAGATTTATAATATGAGAGGAGGAGATTATTTGGGTAACACAGAAGAAGTTAGAAGAGTGAGGATACCTAGGAAAGGTGAAATACCTGGGATTGTTGAACAGATACTAGGTCATGGAAAGTTGAAAGTTATATGTAGTGATGGTAAGACTCGCCTGGGGCGCATACCTGGTAAGATGAAAAAGAGGATATGGATCAGGGAGGGTGATGTTGTACTGGTAAAACCATGGGCGTTTCAAAGTGATGAAAAGGCTGACATAGTATGGAGGTATACGCGCACTGAGGCTAATTGGCTTGAGAGAAGAGGTTACCTGAACCTATAGAGAAGATGATCACATTGTCCGCGGACAAGAAGGATAAAACCTTCCATGAGATTGATTCTGCCTTGGAGAGGGTGAAATCCGAGAAGAGACTCAAGGGTGTGGAGGATAGGCGTGTTGCAAGTGAAGTTTTCGATAAAAGAACCCTTGAAGTCCTTTATAAATTGTCAAATACTGGTTATCTATCTATTCTTGATGGTGTTATAAGCACTGGTAAGGAAGCTAACGTATTCAAGGGCTTGGATGATCATGATGATTTTGTTGCTGTTAAAATTTATCGCATCGCCACCTCTGATTTCAAGAAAATGCAATATTACATCCAGGGAGATCCCCGTTTTAAGGTTAAAATGAGCAACAAGAGACAGGTAGTCCATGCATGGGTGAACAAGGAATTCAGGAACCTTAAAAGGGCATATGAGAGTGGTGTTAGGGTTCCTCGGCCATTTGTTTCAAGGGAGAATGTTCTTATAATGGAGTTTATAGGTGATAGTGAAGGTAATCCTGCGCCAACACTAAAGGAGGCTCCACCTCTCCATCCTAGGAAAATGTTCGATAAGATAGTATATTATATGAGACTTTTATATAAGATGGCTAGGTTGGTCCATGGGGATCTATCAGCATTTAATATCCTTAACTTTGAGGAAGAACCAGTTATTATTGATATTTCACAGGCTGTTGTACTGGATCATCCCATTGCTGAGGAATTGCTTGAAAGGGATGCTAGGAATATTAGTAGAGATTTTAAACGTTTTGGTGTTTCATCAACTCCCCAGGAGATCCTGGAGAAAATAATGGATTAAACCACCCATTTTGAGGGGGTGTGTGTTCTGATGCCAGCAGAAGAGTACCTGAAAATCCCAAGAGAAAGGATAGGAGTTCTTATTGGGAAAAGAGGAGAAACTAAAGAGCGTATAGAAAGTTTAACCCAGACTAGGCTTAAAATTGACAGCGAAACCGGGGCGGTGGTTATAATACCCGAAGAGAAGGTTGATGACCCCCTTTCTCCCTTGAAGGCGCGTAACATTGTCAAAGCCATAGGAAGAGGTTTCAATCCAGAGATTGCAATGCGCCTAATCCATGATAACATAACACTTGATATCATAAACATACCAGACTATGTTGGCAAGTCTAAGAAGGCCATAGCAAGACAAAAAGGGAGGATAATAGGACGTGGTGGTATAACACGTCAAATAATCCATGACATGACCGGTGTTGAAATTTCAATTTATGGTAAGACTGTTGCCATGATCGGAGAGTTCGAAAATCTTATGATTGCAAGAGAAGCCGTTGAAATGCTCCTGAAAGGGGCTAGACACAAGTCTGTATACTCATTCCTCGAAAAAAAGAAACAAGAACTAGAAATGAAAGAATTTGAAAAGAGGATTAATATAAAATAAAATTAACATAGAACCCCATATTCTCTTGAAAGGATTCTTTAAGATACTCTAAAAATATCCCCAAAAAATATCATCCTATAACCATTTGGTATATATGGAACAAATGATAAACATAAAAGTAAGTAAATAATCTTAAAAATTTGAAGGGAGGCTACTTTTTGGAGAGACAAGCAGGAGAATTATTTGAAGAATTCCAAGAACTCACAGCATCAGAATTCTTCCGTAAAAACAGGCAAATGTTAGGTTTCTCTGGTAAGATAAGATCCCTTACCATGGTATTCCATGAACTGATAACAAACAGCCTCGACGCCGCCGAAGAGGCAGGCATACTCCCAGATATAAAAATAAAACTAAAGAGGATTGGTAAAGACCACTACATCCTAGATCACCAGGACAACGGCCCTGGCATACCAGAAGACTACATACCAAAGGTCTTCTGCACAATGTTCGCAGGCTCCAAATTCAGAAACATCCAATCAAGGGGACAGCAAGGCCTCGGATGCAGTGGCTGCGTACTACTCTCCCAGATGACAACAGGAAAACCAGCCACCATAACATCAGCATACAAAGAAGACGGCGAACTCAAAGGCGTGAAAATGTCCCTAAAAATGGACGTGAAAAAGAACAAGGGATTAGTCCTCGAAAAAGAGGAAATCGACGTTGAAAACACTGGAGTATGCGTCCAACTCCATTTCAAAGACGTCTCATATTCACTCTCAGAACAGGGAGCCTACGAATACATCAGAAGAACAATAATAGGAAACCCACACGCCCAGATAACATTCTCAGATCCAACAGGAAGAAAATACATATTTAAAAGGGCATCCAATGTCATACCCCCACTACCAAAAGAAATACTCCCCCACCCAAAGGGTATAACAGCAGACGACCTAATATTCATGGCAAAACACACCGACAAAAGACGCTTCAGAAGCCTCCTTACAAGTTCACTATCTAGAATGTCCACAAAAAAAGTCAGAGAACTCGAAGAACTGACAAAAATAGACTTTAACAAAAGACCAAGGGACATGACATGGGAAGAAGCCGAAGAAATAGTTGAAGCCTTCAAAAAAATGGACTTCATGGCCCCACCAACCAATGGACTCATACCAATAGGAAAAGACCAAATAGAAAAAGGTATGAGAGAAATATTAAACCCAGAATTCGTGGCAGCAATCACAAGAAGACCCCTAACCTACCGAGGAGGCATACCATTCATCATAGAGGCAGCCGTCGCATATGGAGGTAAAGCAGGCAGACTAGTCGGAGAACAGAGAAAAACCGAGATAATGAGATTTGCCAACAGAGTACCCCTCACATTCGACCAGGGAAGCTGCGCACTAACCGAGGGCGTGAAAAGTCTGGACTGGAAAAGATATGGTATAAGAGACTTTGAAAACGCCCCACTCACAATATTCGTTAATATAGTGTCGACAAACGTCCCATACCTTTCCACAGGCAAACAAAGCATAGCCCCAGAACCCGAAATCCTCCAGGAGATAAGACAAGCCACAATGCAAGTAGCCCGCAAACTACAAAAACATATAAGGGCCAAGAAAGCTGCTAAAGAAGAAGCCAAAAGAGCCAAAGTCTTTGAAAGTTACGTTCCTGTTATAATGAGGGAAGCAGCGCTCCTAGCAGAACAAGAACTGCCAGATTATAAACCCCTACTCGAAAAGGTGACGAGAAAAGCAAAGGCCGAACTCCTAGGTGAACCAGATGATGAATAGAAGAGAAATAGCACTAGAAAAACTCAAAAGTCTAGGTGAGATGATAATAGAGGATGTTGCACAGGGCAAAGTGCCAATGATAAAAGTACCCTCAAGGAGCACATCCAATATCATATATGATGATAAAAAGCGCCACTATATCCTCGGCGATAAATATGGTATAAGATCCATGGGGAATGTTAAACAGATAAAAAAGATAGCCCAAATGTTATAC
Proteins encoded:
- a CDS encoding carbamoyl-phosphate synthase large subunit; this translates as MPRDKNIKKVLIIGSGPIQIGQAAEFDYSGSQACKALREEGVKTILVNSNPATIQTDMDMADKIYIEPLTPEIVAKIIKREKPDALLPTMGGQTGLNVATGLAQIGALKNVKVIGSSIETIRNVEDRDLFDNLMKKLNEPVPKAKAVESVKDALKAVKEIGYPVIVRPAFTLGGTGGGVAHNPEELKEVVTRGLEMSFINQVLIDQSVLGWKEFEYEVMRDKKDTCIIVCNMENVDPMGIHTGESIVVAPAQTLSDEENQKLRDASLKIIRALKIEGGCNIQFAVHPETGEYKVIEVNPRVSRSSALASKATGYPIAKIAAKIAIGLTLDEIQNDITKETPASFEPSIDYVVTKIPRWPFDKFREIDRRIGVQMKSTGEVMAIGRTMEESLHKAIRSLDIGKHGFEETPFTPSDLANPTDERLFQVYTALKNGMSIDKVYELTKIDKFFLYKILEIIKFEKSLKKDKINPKKLKKAKSMGFSDKKIAQLTGLKEKDIRRLRIKNKIKTVYKMVDTCAAEFEAKTPYYYGSYDMEDEVEVSKKPKVLIIGSGPIRIGQGIEFDYCCVHATMAFRDEGFETIMVNNNPETVSTDYDISDKLYFEPLTLEDVLSIIDKEKPDGVVVQFGGQTSINLAVPLAEEGIRILGTPHESIDKVEDRERFTKVLEKLKIPQAQYGIAKSFEDARRVAEKIGYPVLVRPSYVLGGRAMEIVYDEKELEEYMEEAVRVSPKHPILVDKFLEDAIEVDVDAVCDGEEVYIGGIMEHIEEAGVHSGDSACVIPPQTIPENIIEIIKDYTRKLALELKVVGLINIQYAVKPTEDPPVYILEANPRASRTVPFVSKATGVPLAKIAAKLMLGKKLSSLGLTSEKEIDHVAVKESIFPFIKLPGADSVLGPEMKSTGESMGIDENFGLAYYKSQLSANMELPKEGKIFISVKDPDKSKIADIVKKAEELGFKVIGTRGTAEAVKNISNVEVINKVSEGSPNIKDAILAGEVKLIINTPAGKQSADDGYIIRRMAIELGIPYVTTLAGARAALNAIEAVKMGKITVKSLNEYHL
- a CDS encoding carbamoyl-phosphate synthase small subunit is translated as MVKEAKLALEDGTLLRGEGFGFETVKSGEVVFATGMTGYVEALTDPSYKGQILMLTYPLQGNYGISTRWYQSDGIKAEGLIVREQCQRPSHHMMEKTLSDFLEEYEIPGISGVDTRALTIKIREKGTMKGALATEEIDDDEILKLAREQPDIRELDLVDKVSVKEPRILHEEYNERIAIIDCGAKNNIIKGFLERNVGVALLPYNTSPKEILEYDPDAILVSNGPGDPTRVKETRETVKKLSERLPIFGICFGQQIIGLAFGAKIYKMKFGHRGANQPVKDLETGNVAITSQNHGFAIDPKSIDKDKIKITHLNLNDGTVEGIKHRELPIISVQYHPEAGPGPHDTYNIFDKFVKIMKEY
- a CDS encoding predicted acetyltransferase, producing MIVREFRLRDLKRVVEIEMMSFDDPYPPQLLRYLYDIGAGFLVAQENNMVVGYIIFWIRFEDEGHIISLAVDKKYRRRKFGTQLVQTALDIFKKFGIEKVKLEVRAKNKGAIKFYKSLGFKEENRIPQYYENGDDAVVMKKEL
- a CDS encoding cation transport ATPase, which gives rise to MSEIRWELMETNKVLEELGTSKDGLSSDEALKRLSKYGENELVEEKKEGPLRLFLNQFMDVLIILLIVAALASYVIGDFLDSMVILFVVVVNAIIGFMQEYRAEKAMEKLRNLIATEAVVIRDGETKKIPASELTIGDLVVIEEGDNVPADLRLIETSDLRIDESIITGESIPVHKIHDVSDKGDNIAYMDSNVVSGRGKGVVIAVGMETSIGKIAGMIQEEEGKTPLQEKIARLGKSLGLIAVIVCLIVFILQFLKGINIVETFMTAVSLAVASVPEGLPAILTLTLALGMQRMARNNAVIRKLLAVETLGSCTFICTDKTGTLTLNKMRVRKSLLTSEEALKICALCNNASFSNEKIIGDPTDAALLLFAKDKGYIREELEQEYPRLKEIPLDSERKRMSTIHSSSSGYYLFIKGAPEIILERTSYIKENGEIRRFTATDLKYWTEKLNEMTSNALRVLALAYKPLDEVSDDGEDPEQDLIFVGFVGMMDPPRKEAAEAIETCKKAGIKVVMITGDHKDTAIAIAKELNLIDDGKAITGEELDKLSDEKFESMVEDIRVYARVFPQQKVRIVETLQSRGHVVAMTGDGVNDAPALKKAAIGVAMGSGTDVAKESSDMVLQDDNFATIVRAVKEGRTIFDNIRRFVKFQVSTNVGAILTIVSSSVMNMPLPFNPIQILWINIIMDGPPAQSLGVEPPEEDVMSRKPEREDILPQRNLFRIVLAGIVMAIGTLAIYMYKLSTGDDGATTVAFTTFVMFQIFNVFNCKSQSGFSNKLLFLAIVTSFILQLFVVYLPPLQGIFRTEPISIMDWILIVLVASLILVNEAIIRWVDERRKQ
- a CDS encoding precorrin-6X reductase — encoded protein: MNILVMAGTHDAVEIIKKLKMGADHRIIATTTTDYGGRLAEDAGADEVIKEALDKEGLIQVLKVEDIDLIIDATHPFAIKATENAIEASKETSTYYIRFERPSIELNGDIFRVESFREAGCVAAKILKEKNGNILHLAGVSTVKNVIDEVGTERLVIRVLPHPSSIEACHRMGIPGERIIAMQGTFSRALNREIMKEYNAGVVITKESGETGGLLEKIGAAKDLRIPVIVVNRPYTRKLDDKMVFDDISELLAFIRKMVGF